The region GTTAGGAGAGGGGGGGAACTCTCCAACGCCCGCCCGTTCGTAGCGGCCGTCCGCATTACGGTACGGACGGTGTCCCCGGTCAGTGGGAGGAGCAACCAACCGGGTCGGTGCCAGAGCCTTGCACCTACTGGAATAGACGCAGACGAATTCAAAATAATTCATTGCCCAAAATTCTTGGAAAATAGCCCCTCCGCGCCGATGGTTCCTCTGTTGCGAAAGGGCCGGCACAATTAAACTCGCCATTTAGGAGGAACAATAGAAATGGAATATCGGAGGCTAGGCGGCACGGGTCTCAAAGTGGCCGAGCTGTGCCTGGGATGCATGACCTTCGGGCGCGAGACCGATGAAGCCAACGCTCGCAAAATCATCGATCGCTATCTCGAATTAGGCGGTAATTTCCTGGATACCGCCAATGTGTACGCAGCTGGCGCGTCAGAAGAAATCACCGGGCGAATCATCAAGGAGCGCCGCCAGTCGCTGGTCTTGGCGACCAAAGTCCGCTTCAATGCCAATGTTTTCTTGGGTAAACCGGTTCCCCCCAATGATATCGGGCTGTCGCGGGGTCACATCATGACCGAAGTCGAGCGTAGCCTCCGGCGGCTACAGACAGACTATATCGACCTGTATCAGGTACATTCGTGGGATTTCGAAACGCCCATCGAAGAAACAATGCGCGCGCTTGATGACCTGGTGCGCCAGGGCAAAGTTCGCTATCTGGGCGCCTCTAACTTCATGGCCTGGCAGCTGATGAAAAGCCTTTGGGTCAGCGACAAACACAACTACGCGCGTTTCGATTGCCTGCAGCCTCAATACAGCCTAATTTCGCGCGAAATCGAGCGCGAGATCCTGCCGCTTTGCCGCTCCGAACAGGTTGGTGTAATTCCTTGGAGTCCACTCGGAGGTGGCTTTCTGACCGGCAAATATCGCTCCGGGGAGAAGCCTCCGCAGGACAGCCGACTGGCCAAGCTCGACCTATGGGGACGGCTTGCGAACGAACGCAACTACCGGACGCTCGAAGCGGTTGAGAACCTCGCCAAAGAGCGTGGGCGAGGTATCGCGGAAGTAGCGCTCGCGTGGGTGAATCAGCAGCCCGGCGTGAGCTCGGTCATCTATGGCGCGCGCACGACTCAGCAGAACGACCAGAATCTCTCCGCGCTCGGCCTTCGTCTGGAACAAGCTGAACTCGACGCTCTGGACAGAGCGAGCGCGTTGGCGCCCGAGTATCCAGGCGCAATGCAGACCCGCAATCAAAGCCGTCGCTAGGAGCCCAATGGAGGAGATGGTAGCCCACGAAAATATCGTTTGGAGCGCACATCGCGTCTTCCTCCGGACCGGAAGCGACGTTCGGTCGGTACTGCCGGTAATTGAAGCCTGGACGGGCCACGTCCTGCTCGGCTTGGGTCGGCACTCTTTTTGGCCGCAACCGGAACCTCGGCGTTCGGCGACGGCCGGACTTGGCAGTTGACCTCGAAGGCAGTATGTAGACTTTGCGTAGGTTCGCGACAGGAGTTGAGAGGCACTAGAAGGAGGTCCTTATGCACGTCGGCTACGGATGCGTTTTTCAAAATCCTGAAAACAAACTTTCCGACCGCGAGGTCTGGCAAAATGAAGTTCGCCTGGCCGAGATGGCGGAGCCGCTCGGCTTCGATTCGGTCTGGGCGG is a window of Candidatus Binataceae bacterium DNA encoding:
- a CDS encoding aldo/keto reductase translates to MEYRRLGGTGLKVAELCLGCMTFGRETDEANARKIIDRYLELGGNFLDTANVYAAGASEEITGRIIKERRQSLVLATKVRFNANVFLGKPVPPNDIGLSRGHIMTEVERSLRRLQTDYIDLYQVHSWDFETPIEETMRALDDLVRQGKVRYLGASNFMAWQLMKSLWVSDKHNYARFDCLQPQYSLISREIEREILPLCRSEQVGVIPWSPLGGGFLTGKYRSGEKPPQDSRLAKLDLWGRLANERNYRTLEAVENLAKERGRGIAEVALAWVNQQPGVSSVIYGARTTQQNDQNLSALGLRLEQAELDALDRASALAPEYPGAMQTRNQSRR